A DNA window from Ctenopharyngodon idella isolate HZGC_01 chromosome 10, HZGC01, whole genome shotgun sequence contains the following coding sequences:
- the LOC127520854 gene encoding uncharacterized protein LOC127520854, whose protein sequence is MKKMFLRLVLFCLSLWRLDGVFGDEEMFINEGDIGFLDTRHIDIKDDDEIQWIFGHKIPLTATFNKETDRITVYDDVLDGIFREKLNPTHRGSLIIRNIGTEHAGVYQLLVNQRVRICFHLFVRGKPVSVMEGDSFTLNTSLTKMKDGDVIQWWFWNKYNLMAEINVTANRFTVYNDVFNGIFRNRLKLDNQTGSLTITNIRTEHDGDYNLQITGSKILFKTIRLSVSSPGISRDSLNITQLCHTCSDAVKSVSVKEGDSVTLNTNLTEIQTDDLILWRFGLNKSPIANFNRASSKISINDVGGRFRDRLNLDHQTGSLTITNTRTTDSGLYEVTIEGKKEITYRFNVSVSGI, encoded by the exons atgaagaaaatgtttctcagattagttttgttctgtttgagTTTGTGGCGTCTGGATG gtgtgtttggtgatGAAGAGATGTTTATAAATGAGGGAGATATAGGCTTTCTGGACACTCGTCATATTGATATTAAGGATGATGATGAGATTCAGTGGATATTTGGACATAAAATCCCTTTAACAGCTACATTCAACAAAGAAACCGACAGAATCACTGTATACGATGATGTTCTTGATGGGATCTTCAGAGAGAAACTGAATCCGACTCATCGTGGATCTCTGATCATCCGAAACATCGGAACTGAACATGCTGGAGTTTATCAACTACTGGTCAACCAGCGAGTGAGGATTTGTTTCCATCTCTTTGTCCGTG GAAAGCCAGTGTctgtgatggagggagattcatTTACTCTGAACACTAGTCTCACTAAAATGAAGGATGGTGATGTGATTCAGTGGTGGTTCTggaataaatacaatttaatggCCGAAATCAATGTAACAGCCAACAGATTTACTGTAtataatgatgtttttaatgGGATATTCAGaaacagactgaagctggacaatcaaactggatctctgaccatcacaaacatcagaACTGAACATGACGGAGATTACAACCTTCAGATAACTGGATcaaaaattttgtttaaaacaattagACTTTCTGTCAGTT CTCCTGGCATCAGCAGAGACTCACTCAAcatcactcaactctgtcacacatgttcAG ATGCAGTGAAGTCAGTGTCAGTGaaggagggagattcagtcactctaaacACTAATCTTACTGAAATACAGACAGATGATCTGATCCTGTGGAGGTTTGGACTGAACAAATCACCCATAGCTAACTTCAATAGAGCATCCAGTAAGATCTCTATAAATGATGTTggtgggagattcagagacagactgaacctggatcatcagactggatctctgaccatcacaaacaccagaaccacagaCTCTGGACTGTATGAAGTGACCATCGAAGGAAAGAAAGAGATCACATACAGATTCAATGTTTCTGTCTCTG GAATCTGA
- the LOC127520845 gene encoding uncharacterized protein LOC127520845 encodes MKKMFLRLVLFCLCLWCRAGVFGLNSVSVMEGDSVTLNTNLTERMDDDQIMWRFWTEDTLIAEINATADRISVYDDVLDGRFRDRLKLDKQTGSLTITNIRTEHGGIYVLQIHHKNILFILTVHDEVMSVKKGDSVTLHSDLTEMKDDDKIQWRFGVENTVIAEINKQDDSITVYNGVLGGRFRDRLKLDHQTGSLTITNITKKHAGDYVLMIWGAKRSLKAFRVSVYGGGLGDDGVKLLSVMEGDSVTLKSDLTEMKNVDVIQWSFWIEDPLIAEINKQANSITVYYVLNGRFRDRLKLDKQTGSLTITNTRTEHAGVYQLQTHYMSIIFILAVHDKVTYVKEGDSVTLNSGLTEIMDDYEIMWCSVYENVIIAEIDNQAKRFAVYDDVLDGRFRDRLKLDKQTGSLTITNTRMKHAEDYVVLIMRGYLSLKSFRVSVYDSVHCCGSTEAVIRLVFSALVGVATVILVVYDIRSRRAEQDQAHVPTSET; translated from the exons atgaagaaaatgtttctcagattagttttgttctgtttgtgtttgtggtgTCGGGCTG GTGTGTTCGGACTGAattcagtgtcagtgatggagggagattcagtcactctgaACACTAATCTTACTGAAAGAATGGATGATGATCAGATTATGTGGAGGTTTTGGACTGAAGACACTTTAATAGCTGAAATCAATGCAACGGCCGACAGAATCTCTGTATATGATGATGttcttgatgggagattcagagacagactgaagctggacaaacaaactggatctctgaccatcacaaacatcagaACTGAACACGGTGGAATTTATGTATTGCAGATCCACCATAAGAACATCCTTTTCATTCTCACTGTCCATG ATGAAGTGATGTCAGTGAAGaagggagattcagtcactctacaCTCTGATCTTACTGAAATGAAGGATGATGATAAGATTCAGTGGAGATTTGGAGTTGAAAACACTGTAATAGCTGAAATCAATAAACAGGACGACAGCATCACTGTATATAATGGTGTTCTTggtgggagattcagagacagactgaaactggatcatcaaactggatctctgaccatcacaaacatcacaaaGAAACATGCTGGAGATTATGTCCTAATGATATGGGGAGCAAAACGATCATTAAAAGCTTTCAGAGTCTCTGTCTATGGTG GTGGTTTGGGTGATGATGGAGTGAAATTactgtcagtgatggagggagattcagtcactctgaAATCTGATCTTACTGAAATGAAGAATGTTGATGTGATTCAGTGGTCGTTTTGGATTGAAGACCCTTTAATAGCTGAAATCAATAAACAGGCCAACAGCATCACTGTATATTATGTTCTtaatgggagattcagagacagattGAAACTGGACAaacaaactggatctctgaccatcacaaacaccagaactGAACATGCTGGAGTTTATCAACTACAGACCCACTATATGAGCATCATTTTCATTCTTGCTGTCCATG ATAAAGTGACGTATGTGAAggagggagattctgtcactcTAAACTCTGGTCTTACTGAAATAATGGATGATTATGAGATTATGTGGTGCAGTGtatatgaaaatgttataatagCTGAGATCGATAATCAGGCCAAGAGATTCGCTGTATATGATGATGttcttgatgggagattcagagacagactgaagctggacaaacaaactggatctctgaccatcacaaacaccagaatgaaacatgctgaagattatgTGGTACTGATAATGAGAggatatttgtcattaaaatctttcaGAGTTTCTGTTTATG ACTCTGTCCACTGTTGTGGTTCTACTGAAGCTGTGATCCGATTGGTCTTCTCTGCTCtggtgggcgtggctactgtcaTTCTTGTGGTTTATGACATCAGATCCAGAAGAGCTGAACAAGATCAAGCACATGTTCCCACATCAGAAACCTAA